From Rhodamnia argentea isolate NSW1041297 chromosome 10, ASM2092103v1, whole genome shotgun sequence, a single genomic window includes:
- the LOC115739294 gene encoding phosphatidate cytidylyltransferase, mitochondrial isoform X2, with protein MVHVGGAKLITEIADEIGVGVHFNPFVTWDDKMLKYGVVRMHDLLQDVLTWDRFYLSGRLQKPVHILLDNLDIENANSCNLRAAVSAALLLLPHEFSEEDLYAKICSLSYMGDLRMLFAEDRNKVKKIVQGQLSLFQSIYKPFLEEYETKNMIRFSSRSGHQADICQDIDLYTTCSLVSLLPQAMRNRMGMKLGEQKRIAESGRVVCDIKISSREEAAKCMQKVLRRTVMMSSARQAVSGFLTTGGLNAVRYLGRKMAKAWKS; from the exons ATGGTCCATGTTGGTGGGGCAAAACTG ATTACGGAAATTGCTGATGAAATTGGTGTGGGGGTTCATTTCAACCCTTTTGTTACTTGGGATGATAAG ATGCTCAAGTATGGAGTTGTTCGGATGCATGACCTGCTACAGGATGTACTCACGTGGGACAGATTCTACTTGAGTGGTAGATTGCAAAAACCT GTTCACATACTGCTTGATAACTTGGATATTGAAAATGCCAATTCTTGTAATCTGAGAGCTGCAGTCTCGGCTGCTCTTCTCCTCTTGCCGCATGAATTTTCTGAG GAAGACCTTTATGCTAAGATATGCAGTCTCTCATACATGGGTGATCTACGTATGCTTTTTGCCGAGGATAGGAATAAG GTGAAGAAGATTGTACAAGGACAATTGAGTCTGTTTCAGTCTATCTACAAGCCATTTCTTGAAGaatatgagacaaaaaatatgATAAGGTTCTCATCACGCAGTGGTCATCAAGCAGATATTTGTCAG GATATTGATCTATACACGACCTGTTCACTTGTTTCCTTGCTACCACAAGCAATGAGAAATCGCATGGGAATGAAGCTAGGAGAGCAGAAAAGGATTGCTGAATCAG GTCGAGTAGTGTGTGATATCAAGATCAGCTCAAGAGAAGAGGCAGCGAAATGCATGCAGAAGGTTCTCCGGCGGACCGTGATGATGTCGAGTGCGAGGCAGGCAGTGTCGGGTTTCCTGACTACTGGTGGTCTCAATGCTGTTAGGTATCTCGGCAGGAAGATGGCCAAGGCTTGGAAGTCCTAA
- the LOC115739294 gene encoding phosphatidate cytidylyltransferase, mitochondrial isoform X1, with protein MTSAEEVKRDELAGFLKVLPPVEFSCVYGSTLHPNNPDKSSMVDYILGVSDPLQWHSENLKLNRDHYASWMVHVGGAKLITEIADEIGVGVHFNPFVTWDDKMLKYGVVRMHDLLQDVLTWDRFYLSGRLQKPVHILLDNLDIENANSCNLRAAVSAALLLLPHEFSEEDLYAKICSLSYMGDLRMLFAEDRNKVKKIVQGQLSLFQSIYKPFLEEYETKNMIRFSSRSGHQADICQDIDLYTTCSLVSLLPQAMRNRMGMKLGEQKRIAESGRVVCDIKISSREEAAKCMQKVLRRTVMMSSARQAVSGFLTTGGLNAVRYLGRKMAKAWKS; from the exons ATGACAAGTGCTGAGGAAGTGAAAAGAGACGAACTTGCCGGCTTTCTGAAAGTGCTTCCACCGGTGGAGTTTTCCTGTGTCTATGGATCGACTCTGCATCCTAACAATCCGGACAAG TCATCCATGGTGGATTACATTCTTGGAGTATCAGATCCTTTGCAGTGGCATTCTGAG AATCTCAAACTGAATCGAGATCACTATGCTTCCTGGATGGTCCATGTTGGTGGGGCAAAACTG ATTACGGAAATTGCTGATGAAATTGGTGTGGGGGTTCATTTCAACCCTTTTGTTACTTGGGATGATAAG ATGCTCAAGTATGGAGTTGTTCGGATGCATGACCTGCTACAGGATGTACTCACGTGGGACAGATTCTACTTGAGTGGTAGATTGCAAAAACCT GTTCACATACTGCTTGATAACTTGGATATTGAAAATGCCAATTCTTGTAATCTGAGAGCTGCAGTCTCGGCTGCTCTTCTCCTCTTGCCGCATGAATTTTCTGAG GAAGACCTTTATGCTAAGATATGCAGTCTCTCATACATGGGTGATCTACGTATGCTTTTTGCCGAGGATAGGAATAAG GTGAAGAAGATTGTACAAGGACAATTGAGTCTGTTTCAGTCTATCTACAAGCCATTTCTTGAAGaatatgagacaaaaaatatgATAAGGTTCTCATCACGCAGTGGTCATCAAGCAGATATTTGTCAG GATATTGATCTATACACGACCTGTTCACTTGTTTCCTTGCTACCACAAGCAATGAGAAATCGCATGGGAATGAAGCTAGGAGAGCAGAAAAGGATTGCTGAATCAG GTCGAGTAGTGTGTGATATCAAGATCAGCTCAAGAGAAGAGGCAGCGAAATGCATGCAGAAGGTTCTCCGGCGGACCGTGATGATGTCGAGTGCGAGGCAGGCAGTGTCGGGTTTCCTGACTACTGGTGGTCTCAATGCTGTTAGGTATCTCGGCAGGAAGATGGCCAAGGCTTGGAAGTCCTAA
- the LOC125312662 gene encoding extensin-like, whose amino-acid sequence MAVFQSTILLLLLALTPLSLATNTSSSHSPAMNSSTSTPTASSSKYQIECTVCSACDNPCGKVPPPPVPPSLPPPSSGGSYYYPPPPPPSQPSYKYYPPPPSQPSYKYYPPPPYGGGGYYYYPPPNYQNYPGPPPPNPIVPYFPFYYHIPPTATSSSPATHAHSPMSSVLLGRVGAALVWLLLI is encoded by the coding sequence ATGGCGGTCTTCCAGAGCACCATCCTCCTGCTCCTGTTGGCTCTCACTCCCctatcactagccaccaacaccTCCTCCTCACATTCACCCGCCATGAACAGCTCCACCTCAACCCCCACCGCCTCCTCCTCCAAATACCAAATTGAGTGCACCGTGTGCTCTGCCTGCGACAACCCTTGTGGCAAAGTCCCCCCGCCGCCGGTGCCGCCCTCTCTGCCTCCACCGAGCTCCGGCGGGTCCTACTActaccctcctcctcctccgccatcCCAGCCCTCCTACAAGTACTATCCCCCGCCGCCGTCGCAGCCCTCCTACAAGTACTATCCCCCGCCCCCATATGGCGGAGGCGGGTACTACTATTACCCTCCGCCCAATTACCAGAACTACCCGGGGCCGCCCCCGCCGAACCCGATCGTGCCGTATTTCCCGTTTTACTACCACATCCCTCCTACTGCTACGTCCAGCTCTCCGGCTACACATGCCCACTCGCCCATGAGCTCTGTCTTGCTAGGCAGAGTCGGCGCGGCTCTGGTTTGGTTGCTCCTGATTTGA
- the LOC115739294 gene encoding phosphatidate cytidylyltransferase, mitochondrial isoform X3 yields the protein MLKYGVVRMHDLLQDVLTWDRFYLSGRLQKPVHILLDNLDIENANSCNLRAAVSAALLLLPHEFSEEDLYAKICSLSYMGDLRMLFAEDRNKVKKIVQGQLSLFQSIYKPFLEEYETKNMIRFSSRSGHQADICQDIDLYTTCSLVSLLPQAMRNRMGMKLGEQKRIAESGRVVCDIKISSREEAAKCMQKVLRRTVMMSSARQAVSGFLTTGGLNAVRYLGRKMAKAWKS from the exons ATGCTCAAGTATGGAGTTGTTCGGATGCATGACCTGCTACAGGATGTACTCACGTGGGACAGATTCTACTTGAGTGGTAGATTGCAAAAACCT GTTCACATACTGCTTGATAACTTGGATATTGAAAATGCCAATTCTTGTAATCTGAGAGCTGCAGTCTCGGCTGCTCTTCTCCTCTTGCCGCATGAATTTTCTGAG GAAGACCTTTATGCTAAGATATGCAGTCTCTCATACATGGGTGATCTACGTATGCTTTTTGCCGAGGATAGGAATAAG GTGAAGAAGATTGTACAAGGACAATTGAGTCTGTTTCAGTCTATCTACAAGCCATTTCTTGAAGaatatgagacaaaaaatatgATAAGGTTCTCATCACGCAGTGGTCATCAAGCAGATATTTGTCAG GATATTGATCTATACACGACCTGTTCACTTGTTTCCTTGCTACCACAAGCAATGAGAAATCGCATGGGAATGAAGCTAGGAGAGCAGAAAAGGATTGCTGAATCAG GTCGAGTAGTGTGTGATATCAAGATCAGCTCAAGAGAAGAGGCAGCGAAATGCATGCAGAAGGTTCTCCGGCGGACCGTGATGATGTCGAGTGCGAGGCAGGCAGTGTCGGGTTTCCTGACTACTGGTGGTCTCAATGCTGTTAGGTATCTCGGCAGGAAGATGGCCAAGGCTTGGAAGTCCTAA